The DNA sequence CAGCGAACATGTTCGGTCCGTTACCTCATAAACTCCAAAAATATCTCCTTTGACATAATGGATCATCTGACCTGTCAATACACCGTACCTAACCTGGTTTTCTGCATCCCTGAATCTAAGAAATTTCATGTGTCTCTACTCCCTCTATGATTGCCTTAACCCATGACGTAACGGTAAATGAAAAGATAATGTACGATACTCCCCGCTAAGATAAAAAGATGGAATATTTCATGAAACCCAAGTTTACCCAGTCCGATCCACTGAGGTTTCACAGCATAAAAAACCGATCCTGCAGAATATAACAGACCTCCTAAGATTAGAAGGAATAATCCCTGGCCAGGAATAGCCAGAGAAATTGGGTAAATAAAAAATATGGCAATCCAGCCCAGAAGCAAATAGAAAGCGGTATATAACCAACGAGGAGCATTGAACCAAACAAGCTTCAGGACGATCCCTAAAACGGCCAGCGTCCAGATCCCGATCAGTAAGCCCATTCCCAGCACACCCTGCAATGTGATCAGACAAATCGGCGTATATGTACCCGCGATCAGAACATAGATCATACAATGATCGATTTTTCGCAGCGTACGGATAACCTGTGCGCTGGACACCACCCAGTGATAGATCATCGAAGCAGAATAGAGCAGAATAAGACTCCCCCCAAAGACCAGGGCAGAACCTAAATAGGCTGTACTGTCATGTTCCAGCGACCTCAACAGAAGCAGTACCAGCCCGGAAAGCGAAAGTACAGCCCCGAGCATATGGGACATTGAATTGACCGGTTCCCGAATTCTTAAAGACATTTCTTACACTCCCACTGAAGATTTACTCTGGCACAAATGTTAAAAAATCGTAAGGATAAAAAATGAGGCGGGTTTCCCGCCTCATTTTTTTTATTTTTGCAGTGACTTTGGTGTCCTTGGCTGATATAACCAGTAGGTGCAGGCGAAGACAGAACTTGCAGTAGCGAGGAGTACGAGCATAGAAGCCATTAGGGTGTAAAGAATTCTTTTCATGGGGCAGTCCTCCTTTTTTTATTAAATACGGGCATTAAGGTCATCGTCTGGCAGGCGATTCCCAATACTGCGCCGGTATTCACCCATATATTGTGACTAAAGAGTACAACCATCAGTGCCAGTATAATGAACCCGATTGAAGCTAGCTTCAGGTTTCTTCTGAAAATCCGGGAATGAATCGGTTTGGCTTCACAATCCACCGGGGCCAAAATTGCGACAGTAGCAAGGCAAATTGTCAATACAACAATATCGATTCTGGTACTATACAGGCCAAAGGAAATTAAACCCTTTGCAGTCACTCCGAGCAAGGAGTAAACCACGGCTCCGGAGACCAGACACTTCAGCGGCGTATTGAAATGAGCTCCGCCGGATACCTTCCTAAGCATCCCGCCAAAAAGAGCAGCAATGACCGTTGGCAACAAAGCTCTGAATAGAATTGCAACCAGGATGACCGCCAGAAACCCTGCAATCGTCAGCGCGACAGATTCGATGCCGTAAGCAACGATTTCCTTCTTTTCCTCATCATAATCCAATTCAGCCGTCAAGGTATTGGAGAGCCGTTCGCTGATTTCTGAAAGATTCATTATACACTTACCATCCTATAACACTTGTAGACTTTTACGTTTTCGGACTTTATACACGATAAATGCAACGAGAAAAAGTAGAAGCACCTGCGGGTAGCCAATAAGGACCCTTACCACCATATTGGTGTTTAGGATTTCTGAAGTAATCTGGAACATAGGCATCAGTATGCTCAAAAACAAGGTTTCCCCAATTATAACAATTAAAGTACTGATTAGGCTCGCAATAATCGCTGAACTATAGCTAGCTTTGCAAAACAGCAAAAGAATTAAAAATAATAATACAATTACGAGAACAGTATGAATACCAAACGGAAATGAAAGCAGTTGTAGTAAATATCTTATCAGATAGGAACAAAACGCCATGATGATTCCCAAAGGTACAATTCTTTTCCAGTTGAAATTGAGGCCTGCAATTGCATAAGACAAGGTAAATAAAGCAATATTTTCAGGTATTCCTTGTAAAATCAGTGCTATTAACGGTATTTTCATTTTTTCCTCCTCCGGAAATATATGTATATTTCTTTTTCTTTTTCGTTTTTCCTTTAACACGACGAAAAAATTTTGACTTTAGTCCTAGAACTATTGTAATGGGAAGGTGATAAAAAAGGTTGTGCCGTCTTCTCCTGTCAGAAATTCAAACTTAGCTTGGTGCCTGCGGACAATACCCAGCGAAATTGGAAGGCCTAAGCCTGTCCCATTTTCTTTCGTGGTAATAAACGGTGTACCCAGCGTATCCTGAACACTCTGCGGAATCCCTTTGCCATGATCCTTAATAGCTAGGACAATCCCCTCCTCTGCCTGATACGTTTTGATGTAAACCTTTCCCTTCTCAGCAGTCTCTTCTAAAGCATTTCGGACTAAATTCAGGATCAACTGTCTGATCTCCGATTCATTAAGATTAATACTTGGAACATCATTTAATTCCAGGATAAGCTCTTTGCCTGAATTATAGGCATCGGCCTGAAGCATCGGATACAGACGGTTGATAACATTATTGATATTCTCCTCTTTTGTTCCGTCGGGACTGACTTTGGCCACAGACAGAAAATCGGTGAGAATCTCATTGGCTCTGTCAATCTCTGTAATCATCAGATCCATATATTCTGTCTTAAGTTTTGAATCAGACTGCCCCTCCAGCAGCTGTAGAAAGCCTCTGACCGTACTCAGCGGGTTTCTGACTTCATGGCTAATCCCTGTCGCCATTTGTCCGATCAAGTTGAGACGCTCCAGGCGTTGCATTTCTCTGTCTCTTTGCTTTAATTCGGTGATATTCCTTACAAAGACTGTCAGGCCTTGTTTAAACGGATAGGCATGGTACTGAAAGTATTGATTCTCAGGTGGGGAATATTCCTCCCAATGCATGGATACTTGCTCAGCCAAAGCCTGTTTCATGTTGGCATGTGAGGGAGCGTCAGCCAGTTGTTTGTAAACATCCCAAATATTCCTTCCAATGAGATCCACATTCTCTTGTCCTATATATTTCCTCATCTCTTTATTGACATAGGTAAAGCACCACTCCCTGTCCAGGGCGAAGAACCCGTCGCCTATCCCTTCCATGATGGTCAAGAGCTTGTCATTGGAACCTTCCAATTCCATATTAAGCATATGAAGGTTTTCCAGATGGTTTCTAATTTCTTCCAAAACAGGTTTGAGCTCGGGCAGTCTTTCCAGATCTTCTTCATTCTCCAAACTGTTACTTTTGATTGTACGGGCAAAGGAATCCAAAGAGGCCTTGATCCGGACAATATTGTCTTTGATGACGACTAGTACAATGATCCAGAGAATAATACTTGGAACTAATACTTTCGCATATTCGAACGATGACAGATAATAGATATTATTGTTCTCCATTTCGGCCCATGTATATCCGATCATCGTATTCTGGTGATAAAGCGGCACCGCGACTGCAATAATGCCTTGGCTGTTCCAGTCGACAACACCGGATTCATTAATAAATTCCGCAGTCCTGGATTGAAACAGTCTGGTGTAAATCTCCGATTGAAGCTGGCTATTTTTCTCTGGTTCCATGTTTCCCGGCGTATAAAAGATAACGCTGTCCATCTCCTTGTCAAAATAGCCTACATGGATATTCGGATTTTTCACAGAAAGATCAGCGATATCCTGTCTCAACAAGGAATTGATTTCGGCAATCTTTTCTTTTGTCGACAGATCCTGGTTGTCTTTATATAGCTTGATATTCGTATAATCCGTCTGAAGCTTATTTTCTAAAGCCGAAGCAATACTCAGCAGATGAAACTCCTTCTTTAAGACCTCTTCATCCCAGTAAATATTTGCAATAAAGAAATACAAGATGAGCAAGATACCGAACATAAGCAAAGTTATCTTAATCATCGTCGATTGAATAATTGACTTACTGAATCCCATTCTTCTACCTCTTTCCACAAATGCCAATAACATTCCAAAATATGCTCACTTGTGTAAACAGTTATTTATATATTACTTGTTTATATTACTTTCCATTATTTCAGAACTTTGGCATTAATTCAATAAGTTTCTTAAGAATAAGAAGCAAGAAACTGTAAATAATAACAGAAAAAAGTAACAAAGGGAGTATTTATATGGGATATTTTACAATAAAAAGTAGGAATTGGTCTACAAAATTATTCTGCTTTTTTATCATTTCTTTATTGTTGTTTCCGGGATGCAGCATGCTGAATAAAATCACAGGCAAGCAGCCTGAAGAATCGGTAAAGTCCGAAACAGTCCCTAAACAGCTCGAAGACATCGAGTCATCGATCGAAAAAATCTTTAGCGTTTTAAAAGGGCCATCCCTCATGGCGGAAGAAACAAAAGATCAGAATGAACAGACCCAAGCCGGTGGGCAGAATCAAGCAGGTAGTCAGAATCAAACGAACGGTAAGAGTCAAACCGAAGGAGGCGATCAGCAGAAAAAGCAGTCGGGACAGGACACCTCCGGACAGGCAAAGACGAATCAGACCCCGGATCCATTACAGCAGGCAGCACTCGAAATTAGCCAGCTCCATAATCTTTGGAATGAAGTTATGCCTAAAATCAATCAAAAAGGCGCTGCCAAAAAACTCATCGAGAATTTCAGTAATGCTCTGAATAATCTTACAGAATCTGTGACTACCAAAGACAAAATGAGAATCATGATGGCCTTAAATGCCCTATACGAGAAGATTCCGGATATTTATGCACTTTATCAAACCAATACTTCTCCTCAAATCAAGAACATCATCTATTTCAGCCGAAGCTCCATTTTGTTCGCGGAGTCTAAAGACTGGGAAAAAGCATCAGCGGCGATCAAAGAACTTAAATCATCCTGGGCCATGTTCAATAACGCGCTGGAAGGAAAACAGCAGGATGATTCCAGCAAGCTGGACCTGTCCATTCTGGAGCTTGAGAAAGTGGTCCAGGAAAAAAATACGCAGCTTGTGCAAATCAAAGGAAAAATCACGCTGGCCAATATTGCCGCACTTGAGAAGTCCTTGCAGGAAGCACAGCAAAGCAAAAAGCAAAAGAAATAAACAAAACCCCATGCTTAAGATCTGACAATTGGTGTATCCTTTTGGGTTGCAAAGAATTTCTGCTATTTTTGACAAAATCATACTG is a window from the Dehalobacter sp. DCA genome containing:
- a CDS encoding PAQR family membrane homeostasis protein TrhA, with the protein product MSLRIREPVNSMSHMLGAVLSLSGLVLLLLRSLEHDSTAYLGSALVFGGSLILLYSASMIYHWVVSSAQVIRTLRKIDHCMIYVLIAGTYTPICLITLQGVLGMGLLIGIWTLAVLGIVLKLVWFNAPRWLYTAFYLLLGWIAIFFIYPISLAIPGQGLFLLILGGLLYSAGSVFYAVKPQWIGLGKLGFHEIFHLFILAGSIVHYLFIYRYVMG
- a CDS encoding cyclic lactone autoinducer peptide, encoding MKRILYTLMASMLVLLATASSVFACTYWLYQPRTPKSLQK
- a CDS encoding accessory gene regulator ArgB-like protein; protein product: MNLSEISERLSNTLTAELDYDEEKKEIVAYGIESVALTIAGFLAVILVAILFRALLPTVIAALFGGMLRKVSGGAHFNTPLKCLVSGAVVYSLLGVTAKGLISFGLYSTRIDIVVLTICLATVAILAPVDCEAKPIHSRIFRRNLKLASIGFIILALMVVLFSHNIWVNTGAVLGIACQTMTLMPVFNKKRRTAP
- a CDS encoding two-component system sensor histidine kinase NtrB, with the translated sequence MGFSKSIIQSTMIKITLLMFGILLILYFFIANIYWDEEVLKKEFHLLSIASALENKLQTDYTNIKLYKDNQDLSTKEKIAEINSLLRQDIADLSVKNPNIHVGYFDKEMDSVIFYTPGNMEPEKNSQLQSEIYTRLFQSRTAEFINESGVVDWNSQGIIAVAVPLYHQNTMIGYTWAEMENNNIYYLSSFEYAKVLVPSIILWIIVLVVIKDNIVRIKASLDSFARTIKSNSLENEEDLERLPELKPVLEEIRNHLENLHMLNMELEGSNDKLLTIMEGIGDGFFALDREWCFTYVNKEMRKYIGQENVDLIGRNIWDVYKQLADAPSHANMKQALAEQVSMHWEEYSPPENQYFQYHAYPFKQGLTVFVRNITELKQRDREMQRLERLNLIGQMATGISHEVRNPLSTVRGFLQLLEGQSDSKLKTEYMDLMITEIDRANEILTDFLSVAKVSPDGTKEENINNVINRLYPMLQADAYNSGKELILELNDVPSINLNESEIRQLILNLVRNALEETAEKGKVYIKTYQAEEGIVLAIKDHGKGIPQSVQDTLGTPFITTKENGTGLGLPISLGIVRRHQAKFEFLTGEDGTTFFITFPLQ